A window of the Labeo rohita strain BAU-BD-2019 chromosome 1, IGBB_LRoh.1.0, whole genome shotgun sequence genome harbors these coding sequences:
- the trappc5 gene encoding trafficking protein particle complex subunit 5, which translates to MEVRFTRGKSAILERSLTRPKTEVSVSAFALLFSEMVQYCQSRVYSVSELQARLADMGQGVGASLLDVLVMREKNGKRETKVLNILLFIKVNVWKALFGKEADKLEQANDDDKTYYIIEKEPLINAYISVPKENSTLNCAAFTGGIVEAILTHSGFPAKVTVHWHKGTTLMIKFDEAVIARDKTLDGR; encoded by the exons ATGGAGGTGCGCTTTACGCGAGGAAAATCTGCGATTCTCGAGCGCTCGCTCACGCGTCCCAAAACTGAGGTGAGCGTGAGTGCGTTCGCGCTGCTCTTCTCTGAGATGGTGCAGTACTGCCAGAGCCGTGTGTACTCGGTGTCGGAGCTCCAGGCCCGGCTGGCAGACATGGGCCAAGGTGTTGGAGCCAGTCTTCTGGATGTTCTTGTGATGAgagagaaaaatggaaaaagagaAACCAAAGTATTAAACATACTTCTCTTCATTAAG GTCAATGTATGGAAAGCATTATTCGGCAAGGAAGCAGACAAACTGGAACAAGCCAACGATGATGACAAAACATACTACATCATTGAAAAGGAGCCTTTGATCAATGCCTACATTTCAGTACCTAAAGAGAATAGCACTTTAAACTGTGCAGCCTTCACCGGTGGCATCGTGGAGGCGATTTTAACCCACAGTGGCTTCCCAGCCAAAGTCACAGTGCACTGGCATAAGGGAACCACACTGATGATCAAGTTTGATGAGGCAGTCATTGCTCGTGATAAAACTCTAGATGGCAGATAG